A window of the Methanocella sp. genome harbors these coding sequences:
- a CDS encoding DUF4386 domain-containing protein, translating to MDTDMKYGNTPRFLGAAFLIVIVTSLIAGIPLNSIVGNSSGASIDPGSISDMLARVFNNPTLMHVSVLGGLLNSAGIVILATLLYVVLNGQNKTLALAALGLWLAEAIFFAIMQIGLLALIPLSHDFVNATAPVPAFYQTLGDFFYNGIYSQGITIHMWFYCVGGLLWYYLFYRSKYVPRIISLFGLLAVTLGLAGIVFQLFGYSVPMFAFLPIGLFELIIGVWLLLKGIKDIPKNEVIIAE from the coding sequence ATGGACACGGATATGAAATATGGAAACACTCCCAGGTTTTTAGGGGCGGCATTTTTGATCGTGATCGTGACCAGCCTGATCGCCGGTATTCCCCTCAATTCGATCGTCGGAAATTCTTCCGGAGCCAGCATAGACCCCGGCAGTATATCCGACATGCTCGCCAGGGTCTTCAATAATCCTACCCTGATGCATGTCAGCGTCCTGGGCGGGCTATTAAATAGTGCGGGGATCGTCATCCTCGCAACCTTGCTATACGTGGTCTTAAACGGGCAGAATAAGACCCTGGCGCTTGCCGCCCTGGGATTGTGGCTGGCGGAAGCCATATTCTTTGCCATAATGCAGATAGGGCTTCTTGCATTGATACCCCTAAGCCACGATTTCGTTAATGCGACAGCTCCGGTACCGGCCTTCTATCAAACACTGGGCGACTTTTTTTATAATGGCATTTATAGTCAGGGAATAACGATACATATGTGGTTCTACTGTGTAGGCGGGTTATTATGGTATTACCTGTTCTATCGATCTAAGTATGTCCCGCGTATCATCTCGCTCTTTGGCCTGCTTGCCGTGACCCTGGGATTAGCCGGTATCGTGTTTCAATTATTTGGTTATAGCGTTCCCATGTTCGCATTCCTTCCGATCGGGCTGTTCGAATTGATCATCGGAGTATGGCTTCTGCTAAAAGGCATTAAGGATATTCCCAAAAACGAGGTCATTATAGCTGAATAA
- a CDS encoding (Fe-S)-binding protein has translation MTALSEECIKCGICEMVCPSTLSALRLIDVKRSREPPLPEALDCTTCNACVAACPVGVHITKSIEKMRGHFETPGYGETLRNISTYGASVVPEGRLKVRPKPCKTAYFAGCLTNYRLWPIASAMEKTLDYMGIEFTRIDECCCGSPLNRIGRFDLAKAMLEKNLDQFRKLGVETIVTSCPGCTSTLLEYQDEFEVCHYLDLYDAYDIYGALHKEPYRATLHYPCHLYRNVSPYTMKVAETILKKMCDYVPLADPGLCCGAGGGVRRNDIGLARSLKKRKIEDIMAVSPDVVAVVCPQCRVQLSEDVPAEDLSILLAKNLKPTL, from the coding sequence GTGACGGCCTTGAGTGAAGAGTGCATCAAGTGCGGCATCTGCGAGATGGTCTGCCCCTCGACGCTGAGCGCGCTGCGGCTCATCGACGTAAAGCGTTCGCGAGAGCCGCCGCTCCCGGAGGCGCTCGACTGCACGACCTGTAACGCCTGCGTAGCCGCCTGCCCAGTGGGCGTTCATATAACGAAATCCATCGAAAAGATGAGGGGCCATTTTGAGACTCCCGGATACGGCGAGACGCTTCGTAATATTTCCACGTACGGCGCTTCAGTCGTGCCCGAGGGCCGGCTAAAAGTGCGGCCGAAGCCCTGTAAGACAGCCTATTTCGCCGGATGCCTCACGAATTACCGGCTATGGCCGATCGCCAGCGCCATGGAAAAAACGCTCGACTACATGGGCATAGAGTTCACCAGGATCGACGAGTGCTGCTGCGGCTCGCCGCTCAACCGCATCGGGCGCTTCGACCTGGCGAAGGCGATGCTCGAAAAGAACCTCGATCAATTTCGAAAGCTCGGCGTGGAGACCATTGTCACGTCCTGCCCCGGCTGCACGTCGACCCTGCTGGAGTACCAGGACGAGTTCGAGGTCTGCCACTACCTCGACCTGTACGATGCATACGATATTTACGGGGCGCTGCATAAGGAGCCGTACCGGGCTACGCTGCATTATCCCTGCCACCTGTACCGGAACGTTTCGCCCTATACAATGAAGGTGGCCGAGACGATACTGAAAAAGATGTGCGATTACGTCCCGCTCGCGGACCCCGGCCTCTGCTGCGGCGCCGGCGGCGGCGTCCGGAGAAATGATATCGGCCTGGCGCGGTCCCTGAAGAAGCGAAAGATCGAGGATATCATGGCCGTTTCTCCTGATGTGGTGGCTGTCGTCTGCCCCCAGTGTCGTGTACAGCTCTCCGAAGACGTGCCCGCTGAAGACCTGTCTATTCTATTAGCTAAAAATCTTAAGCCCACTTTGTAA
- a CDS encoding ABC transporter permease subunit has protein sequence MTLEKIRVVMDKEFDEIIKNKYILGSLLFVPLLFAILMPVSMIAPSVFYPQAYQSDNSTFIGNTFSSGVSSQDSLIIFFMDAVIPFFMMLPAILPTIVASYSIIGEKKNRTLEPLLAAPVSVDEILVGKALSAIIPAMLATWASSLLFFAFSEGIVYAGLHRLIMPDLAMWGAGLLLLSPLLAFLGIMIALIISSRVNDPRVAQQISVIFVIPIMAIFIGQMSGFMLIDMRMILGLAVALVIVDALMLRFARSMFDREEILTRWK, from the coding sequence ATGACGCTGGAAAAGATACGGGTCGTCATGGACAAGGAGTTCGACGAGATCATCAAGAACAAATACATCCTGGGCTCGCTACTTTTCGTGCCGCTGCTATTTGCCATCCTCATGCCCGTCTCGATGATCGCGCCTTCCGTCTTCTACCCTCAAGCCTACCAGTCGGACAATTCGACCTTCATAGGCAACACCTTCAGCAGTGGCGTCTCATCTCAGGACTCACTCATTATCTTCTTCATGGACGCCGTCATACCGTTCTTCATGATGCTTCCCGCGATCCTTCCGACGATCGTCGCTTCCTACAGCATCATCGGCGAAAAGAAGAACCGCACGCTGGAGCCGCTGCTGGCCGCGCCGGTCTCCGTCGACGAGATCCTGGTCGGGAAGGCCCTTTCGGCCATCATACCGGCCATGCTGGCGACCTGGGCCTCGTCGCTGCTCTTCTTCGCCTTCTCCGAAGGCATCGTCTACGCCGGGCTGCACAGGCTCATCATGCCCGACCTTGCCATGTGGGGCGCCGGGCTTCTGTTGCTATCGCCTCTCCTCGCATTTCTTGGGATAATGATCGCACTGATAATTTCCTCCCGGGTCAACGACCCTCGCGTAGCCCAGCAGATCAGCGTGATCTTCGTCATCCCCATCATGGCTATTTTCATCGGCCAGATGTCAGGGTTCATGCTCATCGACATGCGCATGATACTCGGGCTGGCGGTGGCGCTGGTCATCGTAGACGCGCTCATGCTTCGCTTCGCCAGGTCGATGTTCGACAGGGAAGAGATCCTGACGCGCTGGAAGTAA
- the kdpB gene encoding potassium-transporting ATPase subunit KdpB, which produces MESIFEPKIMLEALANSITKLDPRTLWKNPVMFSVEIGSIITTLNAFYALATGGDVLFPVLISIWLWLTVVFATFSEALAEIRGRARADELRKMREHVMAKRVKTPSFDAEYETVPASALKKDDLVLVDTNDIIPSDGEVVAGAAVVNESAVTGESAPVIRESGGDRAGVVAGTKVVSNKIIVQTTVSPGEGFIDKMIGMIEAAKRPKTPNEVALDILLISLTAIFIFVVINFWALSVFSVGQVGNGTPVGIVVLVSLFVCLAPTTIAALLPAIGIAGMDRLFRKNVIALSGRAVEAAGDITAIMLDKTGTITHGNRQAVEFIPVNGHSENEVAEAALMSSLNDETPEGKSTEDLAIKKYGIQRVPLSPDARFIQFSPRTRMSGVDENGISYRKGAPDAILEYAKTNGGHVHDDINELVANIAETGGTPLLVCRNNDVLGVIHLKDVLKDGIKEKIARIREMGIKTIIITGDNPLTAAHIAKEAGVDEFVAQAKPEDKLRIVREQQKDGLMVAMTGDGTNDAPALAQADVAVAMSAGTQVAREAANMVDLDNDPSKLVDIVRIGKEILITRGALTTFSIANDIAKYFAIIPAALYTVYPQLGVLNIMGLHSAQSAVLSAVIFNAIIIVLLIPLALRGIKFKPMSTEKLFVYNLLIYGVGGIIAPFIGIKLIDLLIGLFM; this is translated from the coding sequence ATGGAAAGCATCTTTGAGCCGAAAATAATGCTGGAAGCGCTGGCCAACTCCATAACGAAACTGGACCCCCGCACATTGTGGAAGAACCCGGTCATGTTCAGCGTCGAGATCGGCAGCATCATAACGACGTTGAACGCATTTTACGCGTTGGCAACAGGAGGTGACGTCCTCTTCCCCGTGCTCATATCGATCTGGCTCTGGCTCACCGTCGTTTTCGCGACGTTCTCCGAAGCACTGGCCGAGATACGGGGCCGGGCCCGGGCGGACGAGCTCAGGAAGATGCGGGAGCACGTGATGGCGAAGCGGGTGAAGACGCCAAGCTTCGACGCCGAATATGAGACCGTCCCCGCCTCGGCGTTAAAGAAAGACGACCTGGTCCTCGTGGATACCAACGATATCATCCCATCGGATGGGGAGGTCGTGGCCGGAGCGGCCGTCGTGAACGAATCGGCGGTCACTGGCGAGTCGGCGCCAGTCATACGGGAATCCGGCGGCGACCGGGCTGGCGTAGTCGCCGGAACCAAGGTCGTATCGAATAAAATTATCGTACAGACGACAGTGTCCCCCGGCGAGGGGTTCATCGATAAGATGATCGGGATGATCGAGGCGGCCAAGCGCCCGAAGACGCCAAACGAGGTGGCGCTGGACATACTCCTGATCTCGCTGACGGCGATATTTATCTTCGTCGTCATAAACTTCTGGGCATTGTCCGTCTTTAGCGTTGGCCAGGTGGGGAATGGTACACCGGTAGGTATCGTTGTACTGGTATCGCTTTTCGTGTGCCTGGCACCCACGACTATCGCCGCGTTACTGCCTGCAATAGGCATCGCGGGCATGGATCGGCTGTTCCGCAAGAACGTGATCGCCCTCTCGGGGAGGGCGGTGGAGGCGGCAGGGGACATTACCGCCATCATGCTGGACAAGACCGGGACTATCACCCATGGTAATCGACAGGCCGTCGAGTTCATCCCTGTCAACGGGCACAGCGAAAATGAGGTCGCCGAGGCGGCCCTGATGTCCTCGCTTAACGACGAGACGCCGGAAGGCAAAAGCACCGAGGACCTTGCAATAAAGAAATACGGTATCCAGCGTGTCCCGCTATCGCCGGATGCCAGATTCATCCAGTTCTCTCCGCGCACGCGCATGAGCGGAGTGGATGAGAATGGCATATCCTACCGTAAAGGTGCTCCAGACGCTATCCTCGAATATGCAAAAACCAATGGCGGCCATGTCCATGACGACATTAACGAACTGGTGGCTAATATCGCCGAGACCGGCGGTACGCCCCTGCTGGTGTGCCGCAATAACGACGTGCTGGGCGTTATACACCTCAAGGACGTGCTCAAGGACGGCATCAAGGAGAAGATCGCCCGCATCAGGGAGATGGGCATCAAGACGATCATTATTACAGGCGATAACCCGCTGACGGCCGCGCATATTGCCAAAGAGGCGGGCGTGGATGAGTTCGTCGCCCAGGCAAAGCCCGAGGACAAGCTGAGGATCGTGAGGGAACAGCAGAAGGACGGGCTTATGGTCGCCATGACGGGCGATGGCACGAACGACGCTCCGGCGCTGGCGCAGGCGGACGTGGCGGTGGCCATGAGCGCGGGCACGCAGGTGGCCCGCGAGGCCGCCAACATGGTAGACCTGGACAACGACCCGTCGAAGCTCGTGGACATCGTGCGCATCGGCAAGGAGATCCTGATTACGAGGGGCGCGCTGACCACGTTCAGCATCGCCAACGATATCGCCAAATACTTCGCCATCATTCCGGCAGCATTGTATACGGTGTATCCCCAGCTCGGCGTGCTGAATATCATGGGCCTGCACTCGGCCCAGAGCGCGGTACTATCAGCGGTCATCTTCAACGCGATCATCATCGTGCTGCTCATCCCGCTGGCCTTAAGGGGCATCAAGTTCAAGCCGATGTCCACGGAAAAACTTTTCGTGTACAATCTGCTCATCTATGGTGTCGGCGGCATCATCGCACCGTTCATCGGAATCAAGCTGATCGACCTGCTCATCGGGTTATTCATGTGA
- a CDS encoding ABC transporter permease subunit — protein sequence MTGLSIDVVTIVKKEFEEVIKNKYILTTMASFPLVFSIAIPLLYLLAIPVNVTAADIAPFKGLIPGAEGMTSRQILISVLVQSNLPFYLLMPAVIPTVISSYSIVGEKKCGTLEPLLATPVSTRDVLAGKTLAAVIPSVAITWVSFAIYSLLVNSMTFDIFGYTIVPDLIWLVALMVTAPLLSIMSVYLSVVVSSRVSDIRAAQQVSAVFVIPVLSVFILELFGYLSLTLAMIILLSIVIGIVDLVLVMASARAFRRDEILTKWA from the coding sequence GTGACCGGGTTGAGCATTGACGTCGTTACTATCGTAAAAAAAGAGTTCGAAGAGGTCATCAAGAACAAGTACATCCTGACGACCATGGCCAGCTTCCCGCTCGTCTTCTCCATCGCCATACCGCTGCTTTATCTGCTGGCGATCCCTGTGAATGTCACGGCGGCGGATATCGCCCCGTTTAAAGGGCTTATACCGGGAGCGGAAGGCATGACCTCACGGCAGATACTGATCTCGGTTCTCGTGCAGAGCAACCTGCCTTTTTACCTGCTGATGCCGGCCGTCATCCCGACTGTGATCTCATCCTATAGCATCGTCGGAGAAAAGAAATGCGGCACCCTGGAGCCCCTGCTCGCCACACCTGTATCGACGCGCGATGTCCTCGCGGGCAAGACCCTGGCCGCGGTCATACCTTCAGTGGCCATTACCTGGGTCTCGTTCGCCATATATTCGCTGCTGGTAAACTCGATGACCTTCGATATTTTCGGCTATACGATCGTACCCGACCTGATATGGCTCGTCGCTCTTATGGTGACCGCTCCGCTGCTCTCCATCATGTCCGTGTATCTTTCAGTCGTCGTGTCATCGCGGGTGAGCGATATCCGGGCGGCACAGCAGGTCAGCGCCGTATTCGTCATACCGGTCCTGAGCGTATTCATTCTTGAGCTGTTCGGCTATCTGTCCCTCACGCTCGCCATGATCATACTCCTCAGCATCGTGATCGGCATCGTCGACCTGGTCCTCGTCATGGCAAGCGCCCGCGCGTTCCGGCGGGACGAGATACTTACAAAGTGGGCTTAA
- a CDS encoding universal stress protein, with protein MEEYKRPDPEKLLKLIKVEESDDHKGKLTVYFGYAPGVGKTYSMLTDARQGKQEGRDIVIGYLQTHGRKETESLAEGIETIPLITTDYKGIKSPELNVEGILARKPEVAIVDELAHTNPPGMKHAKRYQDTRDILDAGINVWTTFNVQHLESLNDIIYKITGIRVRETIPDPIFQGSDEVKLIDLPIPDLLKRLKEGKVYTHDMAREAINQFFGPRNLLGLRQLALRQVAFRIDKQMFKYLKEHDVSGPWYASERVLVGLHASPYAQQIIRSAFVLSSELAAELIAIHVESDQDKQFTAEEKKWLKDATDAAERLQIKIVNVQGDDISKEIAKYASENNITKIVIGKPLRHGNVRSIDRLLSLTRGIDVYIFAGQGVEPSPKIEFLSKNPLNYLLKYIGEPR; from the coding sequence ATGGAAGAATATAAAAGGCCCGATCCCGAGAAGCTTCTTAAGCTGATCAAAGTGGAAGAATCCGATGACCATAAGGGTAAGCTCACGGTTTATTTCGGCTACGCCCCCGGCGTTGGGAAGACCTATTCGATGCTGACCGACGCCCGCCAGGGAAAACAGGAGGGACGGGATATCGTTATAGGCTACTTGCAGACCCACGGCCGGAAAGAGACGGAGTCCCTCGCCGAGGGAATCGAGACGATACCGCTCATCACAACAGACTATAAGGGCATCAAGTCGCCCGAGCTGAACGTGGAAGGTATCCTGGCCAGAAAGCCCGAGGTCGCCATCGTGGACGAGCTTGCGCATACGAACCCGCCCGGCATGAAACACGCGAAAAGATACCAGGACACCCGCGACATCCTCGACGCGGGCATCAACGTCTGGACGACGTTCAACGTCCAGCACCTCGAAAGCCTGAATGACATCATCTACAAGATCACCGGCATCCGTGTAAGGGAGACCATCCCCGACCCGATATTCCAGGGATCGGACGAGGTCAAGCTCATCGACCTGCCCATCCCGGACTTGCTTAAGCGCCTCAAGGAGGGCAAGGTCTACACCCATGACATGGCCCGGGAGGCCATAAACCAGTTTTTCGGCCCCCGCAACCTTCTGGGACTCCGCCAGCTTGCACTTCGGCAGGTCGCCTTCCGGATCGATAAGCAGATGTTCAAGTACCTTAAAGAGCACGACGTTTCCGGCCCCTGGTACGCTTCAGAAAGGGTGCTCGTCGGCCTGCACGCGAGCCCATACGCCCAACAGATCATCCGATCGGCTTTCGTATTGTCCAGCGAGCTAGCTGCCGAGCTCATCGCGATCCACGTAGAGAGTGACCAGGATAAGCAGTTCACGGCCGAGGAAAAGAAATGGCTTAAGGACGCCACGGACGCCGCAGAGCGGCTCCAGATAAAGATCGTCAACGTCCAGGGGGACGATATTTCAAAAGAGATCGCTAAGTACGCCAGCGAGAACAACATTACCAAGATAGTGATAGGAAAGCCGCTCCGGCATGGCAACGTGAGATCCATCGACCGATTGCTGTCCCTCACCAGGGGCATTGACGTGTACATCTTCGCCGGACAGGGAGTCGAGCCCAGTCCCAAAATAGAGTTTTTATCGAAGAACCCGCTGAACTATCTATTAAAGTACATCGGAGAGCCAAGATAG
- a CDS encoding ABC transporter ATP-binding protein — protein MDSIDLEVGEGEVFGLLGPNGAGKTTTVRMLACLIRPTGGAAYVCGRSVYDPAAAREIRGMVGILTETSGFYDELSVYKNLRFYADLYKMDHQKAQQNIDYYLRLFDLWDVRNSRVAGFSKGMRQKLALTRCLVHEPRVVFMDEPTSGLDPESARIVRDSIRSLKAEGRTIFLCTHNLDEAERLCDRIAILDKRILSVDTPQRIKYSAYGRKVIVRLDCISDRIASIVHGMDHVRRVESRGNDLLIDVDDPDTDNPEIISAIVGAGGRIQYVGEQRHTLEDAYIKLVGDRVEH, from the coding sequence GTGGATTCAATCGACCTTGAAGTCGGCGAGGGCGAGGTCTTCGGGCTGCTGGGGCCTAATGGCGCCGGAAAGACCACGACCGTGCGCATGCTGGCCTGCCTGATACGGCCCACGGGAGGCGCCGCATATGTCTGCGGCAGAAGCGTGTATGATCCGGCCGCAGCCCGGGAAATACGAGGCATGGTGGGCATTCTCACCGAGACATCGGGCTTTTATGACGAGCTGAGCGTCTATAAGAACTTACGCTTTTACGCCGACCTCTATAAAATGGACCATCAGAAGGCACAGCAGAATATCGACTATTATCTGCGCCTTTTCGACCTCTGGGACGTCCGGAACTCGCGCGTCGCCGGATTCTCGAAAGGCATGCGCCAGAAGCTGGCTTTAACGCGGTGCCTTGTTCACGAGCCCCGTGTAGTTTTTATGGACGAGCCGACCTCCGGGCTGGATCCCGAGTCCGCCAGGATCGTACGGGACTCTATCCGATCGTTGAAAGCCGAAGGCCGGACCATTTTCCTGTGCACCCATAATCTTGACGAGGCGGAGCGGCTCTGCGACCGTATCGCCATACTCGATAAGCGCATCCTGAGCGTTGATACCCCCCAGCGGATCAAATATTCGGCGTATGGGCGAAAGGTTATCGTGCGCCTGGACTGTATAAGCGACCGGATCGCGTCCATCGTCCACGGCATGGACCACGTAAGGCGCGTAGAAAGCCGGGGAAACGATCTCCTCATCGACGTCGATGACCCGGATACTGATAATCCAGAGATCATCAGTGCCATCGTGGGTGCCGGCGGGCGCATACAGTATGTCGGCGAGCAGAGGCACACGCTCGAGGACGCATATATCAAGCTCGTAGGTGACCGGGTTGAGCATTGA
- a CDS encoding FAD-binding protein has translation MRALELDCDNLIIGGGLAGLIAALRLRGSIILLSGGLGATAVSSGVFHPAGTDADAEDWFLSTMDGAYVRGKCVTVSGVTRSGLVPASTACEGSPALAAINEERPGFRRIEFMNGRSHQEIARILDHDDGAVEALADALSPIKADCVLVPPVLGIERAEDVRERISRSLAMEVREYVTAPSVLGLRLIHALKKKAAAIERLQMLDIVKAERIVDGHVEGVMGTKGKRNIRVRAVNLFIATGGPMTGFMVNGDRMFEPLTGATVTRDFEADLNENFFSDHPLMYKGIEPELYVHGFNSVRSIGAVSCGWGLYRALLSGYHAGDGLE, from the coding sequence ATGCGCGCGCTGGAACTGGACTGTGATAACCTCATTATCGGCGGAGGCCTGGCCGGCCTCATCGCAGCTTTGCGCCTCCGGGGCAGTATCATACTATTATCGGGCGGGCTGGGCGCGACCGCCGTATCCAGCGGCGTCTTTCACCCGGCCGGCACGGATGCCGATGCCGAGGACTGGTTTTTAAGCACGATGGACGGCGCCTACGTGAGGGGTAAATGCGTGACCGTTTCAGGAGTGACCAGGAGCGGCCTTGTCCCGGCGTCCACGGCCTGCGAAGGCTCGCCGGCACTGGCAGCCATCAACGAGGAGCGGCCCGGCTTCAGGCGCATCGAATTCATGAACGGCCGCTCGCATCAGGAGATCGCCCGCATCCTGGATCATGATGATGGGGCCGTGGAGGCCTTAGCCGACGCCTTATCGCCAATAAAGGCGGACTGCGTGCTCGTCCCGCCGGTGCTGGGAATAGAGCGCGCTGAGGATGTGCGAGAGCGCATCAGCCGGTCGCTGGCCATGGAAGTCCGCGAATACGTTACCGCCCCGTCCGTCCTGGGATTAAGGCTTATCCACGCCCTGAAAAAGAAGGCGGCCGCCATCGAGCGCCTGCAAATGCTGGACATCGTTAAGGCGGAGCGAATCGTCGACGGGCACGTCGAGGGCGTGATGGGGACCAAGGGTAAGCGGAATATACGTGTCCGTGCCGTTAACCTCTTCATCGCGACCGGCGGCCCCATGACCGGCTTCATGGTGAATGGCGACCGCATGTTCGAGCCGCTTACCGGCGCTACGGTGACCCGGGACTTCGAGGCTGACCTTAATGAGAATTTCTTTTCCGATCACCCGCTCATGTATAAGGGTATCGAGCCCGAGCTCTACGTTCATGGGTTCAACAGTGTGCGCTCCATCGGGGCCGTATCGTGCGGATGGGGGCTCTATAGAGCGCTGTTAAGCGGCTACCACGCGGGTGACGGCCTTGAGTGA
- the kdpC gene encoding potassium-transporting ATPase subunit KdpC — MIKDILAQIKPLVVIFAALFILTGFVYPAVVYIIGQVAFPAQANGSLIYNNSTVVGSTLIGQPFSDPRYFQSRPSYTVSFPYNSLASGGSNYGPTNKHLISDVSNRTAFWKNRTGASTVPSDLVEGSASGLDPHISLEAALFQVPVVAKARGLDNSTVEKLVMDNVEGPLVGTPGESIVNVVQLNMALDALK, encoded by the coding sequence ATGATAAAAGATATACTGGCACAAATAAAGCCCCTGGTCGTCATATTCGCGGCCTTATTCATCCTTACGGGTTTCGTGTATCCGGCCGTCGTCTACATCATTGGCCAGGTCGCGTTCCCGGCCCAGGCGAACGGAAGCCTGATCTATAACAATAGTACTGTAGTCGGGTCAACACTCATAGGGCAGCCATTCTCGGACCCCCGATACTTCCAGTCGCGGCCGTCCTATACGGTTTCGTTCCCTTACAATTCGCTGGCCTCGGGCGGCTCGAATTACGGCCCCACGAATAAGCACCTGATCAGTGACGTTTCGAATCGCACGGCATTCTGGAAAAACCGGACAGGCGCATCCACCGTGCCCTCGGACCTGGTGGAAGGTTCGGCAAGCGGCCTCGACCCCCACATAAGCCTCGAAGCAGCGCTGTTCCAGGTGCCAGTGGTCGCAAAGGCCCGCGGCCTGGATAACTCGACGGTGGAAAAGCTCGTCATGGATAACGTGGAGGGGCCGCTGGTCGGCACTCCGGGCGAGAGTATCGTGAACGTCGTGCAACTTAACATGGCCCTCGACGCTCTCAAATAG
- a CDS encoding ABC transporter ATP-binding protein: MIEMRGLSRSFGNNRVVNNLNLNINEGEVFGFLGPNGAGKTTTVRMLACLIRPTEGTAILDGLDINNEKDAMSIRREIGLLTESPGLYDTLSAQRNLDFYAKLYDVPETKRNERIGHYLKMMGLWEKRDEPVGGFSKGMKQKMAIARCLLHEPKVLFLDEPTSGLDPEASRIVRDFILELKGEGRTIFLCTHNLDEADRICDRIGIFKGSLLGVDTPSRLKNDLYGRSVTVQLREVSAAIVDNIRSLPFVKNLEVNGNELRMNVSAPEQDNPQLVRSLIALNADVQFVYENKHSLEEVYFKVMGEAK, encoded by the coding sequence AATATTAATGAGGGCGAAGTATTCGGCTTCCTGGGGCCAAACGGCGCCGGGAAGACTACGACGGTACGCATGCTGGCCTGCCTGATCCGGCCGACCGAGGGCACGGCGATCCTTGACGGCCTGGATATCAACAATGAAAAAGACGCGATGAGCATCCGCAGGGAGATCGGCCTGCTGACAGAATCGCCCGGCCTGTACGACACGCTAAGCGCACAGCGCAACCTGGATTTCTACGCTAAGCTATACGACGTCCCGGAGACGAAGCGGAACGAGCGCATCGGCCACTACCTCAAGATGATGGGCCTCTGGGAGAAGCGAGACGAGCCCGTGGGAGGGTTTTCCAAGGGCATGAAGCAGAAGATGGCCATCGCCCGCTGCCTCCTCCACGAGCCCAAGGTGCTCTTCCTGGACGAGCCGACCTCCGGCCTGGATCCCGAAGCTTCTCGGATCGTCCGGGACTTTATCCTCGAGCTCAAGGGCGAAGGCCGGACTATCTTCTTATGCACCCACAACCTGGACGAGGCCGACCGTATCTGCGACCGCATCGGCATCTTTAAGGGAAGCCTGCTGGGCGTCGATACGCCGTCGCGGCTGAAGAACGACCTGTATGGCCGCTCTGTCACCGTCCAGCTTCGGGAAGTCTCCGCCGCCATCGTCGATAATATTCGGTCGCTCCCCTTCGTCAAGAACCTCGAAGTTAATGGAAATGAGCTGCGGATGAACGTCAGCGCCCCCGAGCAGGATAATCCCCAACTCGTGCGGTCGCTTATAGCACTTAACGCCGACGTGCAGTTCGTCTACGAGAACAAGCACTCGCTGGAAGAGGTCTATTTCAAGGTCATGGGGGAAGCGAAATGA